In a genomic window of Peptoclostridium acidaminophilum DSM 3953:
- a CDS encoding ribbon-helix-helix domain-containing protein produces MANKDLKTRTPISNAVDTKLLAELKTYSKETGIPLSKLLDKAIQLLLESVKK; encoded by the coding sequence ATGGCTAATAAAGACCTAAAAACAAGAACGCCAATATCAAATGCAGTTGATACAAAACTATTGGCTGAGCTAAAAACATACTCGAAAGAGACTGGTATCCCACTATCAAAGCTACTGGACAAAGCCATACAGCTACTATTAGAATCTGTTAAAAAATAA
- a CDS encoding putative quinol monooxygenase produces the protein MRGIKLVAIFRVKKERIEEAREVFEALIEPTRKEKGCIEYELFQDMQDPASFVFIEEWATAEDLENHRKSGHLTSAREIMNSFTVEKISSTYKLIK, from the coding sequence ATGAGAGGAATTAAACTTGTTGCTATCTTCAGAGTGAAAAAGGAACGCATAGAAGAAGCCAGGGAAGTATTTGAGGCTCTTATAGAGCCTACAAGGAAGGAAAAGGGCTGCATCGAATATGAACTTTTCCAGGATATGCAGGATCCTGCAAGCTTCGTATTCATTGAGGAGTGGGCGACTGCCGAGGATCTTGAAAATCACAGGAAATCGGGGCATCTGACGAGTGCCAGAGAGATTATGAATTCATTCACTGTTGAGAAGATTTCATCGACATACAAGCTTATTAAGTAG
- the gdhA gene encoding NADP-specific glutamate dehydrogenase encodes MATLQSLLEDIKKRNKGESEFHQAVEEVFASLEPVIEKYPEYLESGLLERFCEPERQIMFRVPWIDDKGQARLNRGFRVQFSSAIGPYKGGLRFHPSVYLEIIKFLAFEQTFKNSLTGLPIGAGKGGSDFDPKGKSDSEIMKFCQSFMTELYRHIGDSVDVPAGDIGVGSREIGYLYGQYKRIRNEFESGVLTGKGIAYGGSLVRKEATGYGLIYFVDEMLRDNGHVMEGKRIAISGSGNVALYACAKAQELGAKVVAMSDSNGYLHDENGLDINLLIRIKEVGRGRINEYLEFYKNATYVEKPEDVWSVPCDIALPCAVQNEIGLREAQMLLDNGCIAIGEGANMPTTNEAISLLIEKGVLLAPAKAANAGGVATSALEMSQNDMRLKWSFEKVDNMLKEIMVDIYNSAKFAALEYGLDKNYVAGANIAGFMRVAQAMKEQGVV; translated from the coding sequence ATGGCAACGCTTCAATCACTTTTGGAAGATATAAAGAAGAGAAACAAAGGAGAGTCTGAATTCCACCAGGCCGTGGAAGAGGTTTTCGCATCGCTTGAGCCTGTAATCGAAAAATATCCCGAGTATCTTGAATCAGGACTGCTTGAGAGATTCTGCGAACCAGAAAGACAGATAATGTTCAGGGTTCCATGGATAGACGACAAAGGCCAGGCAAGACTCAACAGGGGCTTCCGTGTTCAGTTCAGCAGCGCAATCGGACCTTACAAGGGCGGCCTTCGTTTCCACCCATCGGTTTACCTTGAAATAATAAAATTCCTTGCATTCGAGCAAACTTTCAAGAACTCTCTTACGGGACTTCCTATAGGCGCAGGCAAGGGCGGCTCCGACTTTGATCCAAAGGGCAAGTCGGACTCAGAGATAATGAAATTCTGCCAGAGCTTCATGACGGAGCTCTACAGACACATAGGCGATTCAGTAGACGTGCCGGCCGGTGACATAGGCGTAGGTTCAAGAGAAATCGGATACCTCTACGGACAGTACAAGAGAATAAGAAACGAATTCGAATCAGGCGTCCTTACAGGCAAGGGAATAGCATACGGCGGCTCTCTCGTAAGAAAAGAGGCGACAGGCTACGGACTCATATATTTCGTAGACGAGATGCTAAGGGACAACGGCCATGTAATGGAAGGCAAGAGAATAGCCATATCAGGTTCAGGCAACGTAGCCCTTTATGCATGTGCCAAGGCTCAGGAGCTCGGAGCGAAAGTTGTTGCAATGAGTGACTCGAACGGGTATCTGCACGACGAAAACGGACTTGACATAAATCTTCTGATAAGAATAAAGGAAGTTGGAAGAGGCAGAATAAACGAGTATCTTGAGTTCTACAAAAATGCAACTTACGTTGAAAAACCAGAAGATGTATGGTCAGTGCCTTGCGACATAGCTCTACCATGCGCAGTTCAAAATGAGATAGGCCTCAGAGAAGCTCAGATGCTTTTAGACAACGGCTGCATAGCAATAGGTGAGGGTGCAAACATGCCTACTACAAACGAGGCAATAAGCCTGCTCATAGAAAAAGGTGTGCTGCTTGCACCTGCAAAGGCTGCAAACGCAGGTGGTGTTGCAACTTCAGCGCTTGAAATGTCACAAAACGACATGAGACTAAAGTGGAGCTTCGAGAAGGTAGACAACATGCTTAAGGAGATAATGGTCGACATATACAATTCCGCAAAATTTGCAGCACTTGAATACGGTTTGGATAAGAACTACGTGGCAGGCGCAAACATAGCGGGCTTCATGAGAGTTGCACAGGCTATGAAGGAGCAGGGCGTAGTATAA
- a CDS encoding ATP-dependent Clp protease ATP-binding subunit: MKMCSKCKKNVAVVFTQKLKDGKPVLEGYCMSCAKELGISVMDELMKQSGMTPEDMDNLSKQMGEMFENMDMDSTDPDEAIMKMMNGSFPESEDDEADEEFAGAQAAEDEKEQKSSRKKLKYLEKFGTNLTDKAKEGLVDRVIGREAEINRVIQILNRRNKNNPVLIGEAGVGKTAIAEGLAVRIAQKKVPSRLLSAQVYLLDLTAIVAGTQFRGQFEGRMKEIIKEASQSRNIILVIDEIHNIVGAGEVQGGVMNAANILKPALAKGEVHIIGATTIDEYRKHIEKDSALERRFQPVMVDEPSVEDTIEILKGVRDYYEKFHSVTISDEVIEAAARLSERYITDRYLPDKAIDVIDEAGSMVNLRNNLQKDLDKLKRELVEVQSKKEDAASRDDYETAAKIKMHEIEIQEKIDGIQSDTSAFQVSIEDVAHVIESWTKIPVKKITKEESMKLLELEESLGRRVIGQSKAISLVSKAIRRNRSGFRKKKKPASFIFVGPTGVGKTELVRALSSELFGSEEAMIRLDMSEYMEKHTVSKLIGAPPGYIGYDQGGQLTEKVRRKPYSVILLDEIEKAHPDVFNMLLQILEDGRLTDSQGRTVFFENTVIVMTSNAGTDTKSLGIGFGHDGYDALEEKVNNALRETFRPEFLNRVDEVVVFNSLTREELRKIVDLMLSEVKEEAGEKGITISVSDAAKDFILEKGYSDKYGARPLRRTIQSHIEDDIAEKYLKGIIKDGSSVSVELEDGKITIREI, from the coding sequence ATGAAGATGTGTTCAAAATGCAAAAAGAATGTAGCCGTTGTTTTCACACAGAAGCTCAAAGACGGCAAGCCTGTGCTAGAAGGCTACTGCATGAGCTGCGCCAAGGAGCTGGGGATTTCAGTCATGGATGAGCTTATGAAGCAGTCAGGAATGACTCCCGAGGACATGGACAACCTTTCGAAGCAGATGGGGGAGATGTTCGAGAACATGGACATGGACTCAACAGACCCCGACGAGGCGATAATGAAAATGATGAACGGCTCTTTCCCTGAGTCTGAAGACGATGAAGCAGATGAGGAGTTCGCAGGAGCCCAGGCGGCTGAAGACGAAAAGGAGCAGAAAAGCTCCAGGAAAAAGCTCAAATACCTTGAAAAATTCGGCACAAACCTTACCGACAAGGCCAAGGAAGGACTTGTCGACAGAGTAATAGGAAGAGAAGCTGAAATCAACAGGGTCATCCAGATACTAAACAGAAGGAACAAGAACAATCCCGTGCTCATAGGAGAGGCCGGAGTTGGAAAGACCGCCATAGCAGAAGGCCTGGCAGTGAGGATAGCTCAGAAAAAGGTTCCGTCAAGGCTCCTTAGCGCCCAGGTATATCTGCTTGATCTGACTGCCATAGTAGCGGGAACGCAGTTTCGCGGCCAATTCGAGGGCAGGATGAAGGAGATAATAAAGGAAGCCAGCCAGAGCAGGAACATAATACTTGTGATAGACGAGATACACAACATAGTTGGCGCAGGAGAGGTCCAGGGCGGCGTGATGAACGCGGCCAACATACTAAAGCCAGCGCTTGCCAAGGGAGAAGTCCACATAATCGGAGCTACGACCATAGACGAGTACAGGAAGCACATCGAAAAGGACTCGGCGCTAGAGAGGCGCTTCCAGCCCGTAATGGTGGACGAGCCTTCCGTGGAGGACACCATAGAGATACTAAAGGGCGTGAGGGACTACTACGAAAAGTTCCACAGCGTAACTATATCTGACGAGGTGATCGAGGCCGCCGCAAGGCTTTCGGAAAGGTACATTACCGACAGGTACCTTCCGGACAAGGCTATAGACGTAATAGACGAGGCCGGCTCGATGGTCAACCTGAGGAACAACCTTCAAAAGGACCTGGACAAGCTAAAGCGGGAACTCGTCGAGGTTCAGAGCAAGAAGGAAGACGCGGCCTCGAGGGATGACTATGAGACAGCGGCGAAAATCAAGATGCACGAGATAGAAATCCAGGAAAAAATAGACGGGATACAGTCGGATACATCGGCGTTCCAGGTGAGCATAGAGGATGTGGCGCATGTTATTGAGTCCTGGACCAAGATTCCTGTAAAGAAGATAACTAAGGAAGAGTCGATGAAGCTTCTCGAGCTCGAGGAGAGCCTCGGAAGGAGAGTAATAGGGCAGTCCAAGGCCATAAGCCTGGTTTCGAAAGCCATAAGGCGAAACAGGTCGGGCTTTAGGAAAAAGAAAAAACCGGCGTCCTTCATATTCGTTGGACCTACAGGCGTAGGAAAGACCGAACTTGTAAGGGCGCTGTCGAGCGAGCTCTTTGGAAGCGAGGAGGCTATGATAAGACTTGACATGTCGGAGTACATGGAAAAGCACACGGTTTCCAAGCTCATTGGTGCGCCTCCGGGGTACATCGGCTATGACCAGGGAGGACAGCTCACTGAAAAAGTCAGAAGAAAGCCCTATTCGGTGATACTTCTTGACGAGATAGAAAAGGCGCATCCCGACGTGTTCAACATGCTGCTGCAGATACTTGAGGACGGAAGGCTAACAGACAGCCAGGGCAGGACTGTATTCTTCGAAAACACCGTTATAGTAATGACGTCAAATGCCGGCACTGACACAAAATCTCTTGGAATAGGCTTTGGGCACGACGGCTACGATGCGCTCGAGGAGAAGGTGAATAATGCTCTGCGGGAGACCTTCAGGCCCGAGTTCCTTAATAGGGTTGACGAGGTAGTCGTATTCAACTCGCTAACCAGAGAGGAGCTCAGAAAAATAGTAGACCTGATGCTTTCCGAGGTCAAGGAGGAAGCCGGTGAAAAAGGCATTACAATAAGTGTGTCTGATGCTGCCAAAGACTTTATTCTTGAAAAGGGCTACAGCGACAAATACGGTGCAAGGCCTCTTAGAAGGACTATTCAAAGCCATATAGAAGACGACATAGCCGAGAAGTACCTGAAGGGCATTATAAAGGATGGCTCTAGCGTCAGTGTGGAGCTTGAGGATGGAAAGATTACCATAAGAGAAATCTAA
- a CDS encoding nitroreductase family protein, whose protein sequence is MENIFTKRSGREFIEREVEEDKVEKLLRAAMQTNYAGSEQPWEFIVVKDKKVLSEISAMEEHLEVLKDSSCAVVVLTDMRKLFSPDNWHQDMAAAVQNMLLEATNQGLEAVWLGVAPVEARMDFMIDYFDLPENIMPFGVVPVGYFEDECNVFVDRFDSSKVHYNQW, encoded by the coding sequence ATGGAAAATATTTTCACGAAAAGAAGCGGAAGGGAATTTATCGAAAGAGAAGTTGAAGAAGACAAGGTTGAAAAGCTGCTTAGAGCTGCAATGCAGACGAATTATGCAGGCAGTGAGCAGCCGTGGGAGTTCATAGTAGTAAAGGACAAGAAGGTGCTAAGCGAGATTTCTGCGATGGAGGAACATTTAGAGGTGCTTAAGGATTCGTCGTGCGCCGTGGTAGTTCTAACCGACATGCGGAAGCTGTTTTCCCCTGACAACTGGCACCAGGATATGGCGGCGGCAGTCCAGAATATGCTTTTGGAAGCCACTAACCAGGGGCTTGAAGCCGTCTGGCTTGGAGTTGCTCCAGTGGAGGCGAGAATGGATTTTATGATAGACTACTTCGACCTTCCTGAGAACATAATGCCTTTTGGCGTAGTCCCAGTTGGATATTTCGAGGATGAATGCAACGTGTTTGTGGACAGGTTCGATTCAAGCAAAGTACACTACAATCAGTGGTAG
- a CDS encoding metallophosphoesterase — protein sequence MNKRIIVLILAVLLLLGDIFYEVKFVALNSVAFESEKLSAGEKLKIVQISDYHNANSNDQVLDYVEKIKPDVVVITGDLADMTTNEYTRIFALAEGLTDICDMVYFVSGNHEWANAMGARRLAAELESRGVKVLNNRNESIIIGDIKINICGVDDYDTRHSDSAKAFEGIDETRYTILLSHSPNIIKEGEKLKSDLILSGHTHGGQVRLPFIGAIIAPNQGFFPKYQKGIYELEGGKQLYIDSGVGVSRLPVRFMNRSQITLVEITGKG from the coding sequence TTGAACAAAAGAATAATTGTGCTTATTCTTGCTGTGCTCCTGCTTCTGGGAGATATATTTTATGAGGTCAAATTTGTTGCATTAAACAGCGTGGCATTTGAAAGCGAAAAACTCAGTGCCGGTGAAAAGCTGAAAATAGTCCAGATATCGGACTACCACAACGCTAATTCCAATGATCAGGTGCTTGATTATGTGGAAAAGATAAAGCCTGATGTAGTGGTTATAACCGGGGACCTTGCAGATATGACAACAAATGAATACACAAGGATATTTGCACTTGCGGAAGGACTTACTGATATTTGCGACATGGTGTATTTTGTCAGCGGTAACCACGAATGGGCTAACGCGATGGGCGCCAGGAGGCTTGCAGCCGAGCTCGAGTCCCGGGGAGTCAAGGTGTTAAACAACCGCAATGAAAGCATCATAATCGGAGACATTAAAATCAACATCTGCGGAGTTGATGACTATGATACAAGGCACAGCGATTCCGCCAAGGCTTTCGAAGGCATAGATGAAACGCGCTACACAATACTGCTTTCGCACTCACCCAACATAATCAAAGAAGGCGAGAAGCTAAAAAGCGATCTTATACTCAGCGGTCATACGCACGGAGGGCAGGTCAGGCTGCCGTTTATAGGAGCTATCATAGCTCCGAACCAGGGCTTTTTTCCAAAGTATCAAAAAGGAATATACGAGCTTGAAGGCGGCAAACAACTCTACATAGACAGCGGAGTTGGTGTGAGCAGGCTTCCTGTTCGATTCATGAACAGAAGTCAGATAACGCTTGTTGAGATAACTGGAAAAGGATAG